A portion of the uncultured Draconibacterium sp. genome contains these proteins:
- the hcp gene encoding hydroxylamine reductase, which yields MSMFCFQCQEAAKGTGCTIAGVCGKTSDVANLQDTLLYVLKGICWYNEKLRALGMNPKKVDKIVFDGLFSTITNANFDAAVFTKRIIKALQLRNELHVLSKEAGVVLPAELPAIVTWTGNTTEEFEAKAEEVGVLSTENEDIRSLRELIIYGVKGLAAYAEHAYNLGSQKDEIFQFMQRALVATTEDLSVDELVALTLETGKFGVDVMALLDAANTSSYGNPEATKVNIGVRNNPAILISGHDMKDMEELLKQTEGTGVDVYTHSEMLPAHYYPAFKKYDHLVGNYGNAWWKQNTEFESFNGPILFTTNCIVPPKASATFTDRIYTTGASGLAGAIHIPDRQDGNMKDFSAIIEHAKKCAAPQEIETGEIVGGFAHAQVFALADKIVDAVKSGAIKKFFVMAGCDGRMKSRDYYTKFAEQLPKDTVILTAGCAKYRYNKLPLGDIGGIPRVIDAGQCNDSYSLAVIALKLKEVFELNDINELPIAYNIAWYEQKAVIVLLALLHLGVKNIHLGPTLPAFLSPNVANVLVENFGIGGISEVEKDLEMFMTA from the coding sequence ATGAGCATGTTTTGTTTTCAATGTCAGGAAGCAGCCAAAGGAACCGGCTGTACAATTGCAGGAGTTTGTGGAAAAACCAGCGATGTAGCTAATTTACAAGATACTTTACTGTATGTGCTAAAAGGAATTTGTTGGTATAACGAAAAACTACGGGCCCTTGGCATGAATCCTAAAAAAGTGGATAAAATAGTTTTCGATGGTTTGTTCAGCACTATAACCAATGCGAATTTTGATGCAGCGGTATTTACAAAACGTATCATCAAAGCACTTCAGTTAAGAAACGAACTGCACGTATTGAGCAAAGAAGCAGGAGTAGTTTTACCAGCAGAATTGCCTGCCATTGTAACATGGACAGGAAATACTACCGAAGAGTTCGAAGCCAAAGCCGAAGAAGTTGGTGTATTGAGTACCGAAAACGAAGACATCCGCTCGTTGCGCGAGTTGATTATTTATGGCGTAAAAGGATTGGCTGCTTATGCCGAACACGCTTATAATTTAGGAAGCCAAAAAGATGAGATTTTCCAATTTATGCAACGTGCATTGGTAGCTACTACAGAAGATTTAAGTGTTGACGAATTGGTTGCCTTAACCCTGGAAACCGGAAAATTTGGTGTTGATGTAATGGCCTTGTTAGATGCCGCCAACACGAGTTCTTACGGAAATCCGGAAGCTACAAAAGTAAATATTGGCGTGCGCAATAATCCGGCAATTTTGATTTCTGGTCACGATATGAAAGACATGGAAGAATTGCTGAAACAGACTGAAGGAACAGGCGTTGATGTGTACACGCACAGTGAAATGTTACCGGCACACTACTATCCGGCGTTCAAAAAATACGATCATCTGGTAGGTAACTACGGAAATGCGTGGTGGAAACAAAATACTGAATTCGAAAGTTTTAACGGACCCATCCTATTTACAACCAACTGTATTGTTCCGCCAAAAGCATCGGCAACATTCACCGACCGGATTTACACCACAGGCGCATCAGGCCTTGCTGGAGCTATCCACATCCCGGATCGCCAGGATGGCAACATGAAAGATTTCAGCGCCATTATCGAGCACGCGAAAAAATGTGCAGCACCACAGGAAATTGAAACCGGAGAGATTGTTGGAGGATTTGCACACGCACAGGTTTTTGCTTTGGCCGACAAAATTGTTGATGCCGTAAAATCAGGTGCGATCAAAAAATTCTTTGTTATGGCCGGTTGCGACGGACGTATGAAAAGCCGCGATTACTACACAAAATTTGCCGAGCAGCTGCCAAAAGACACTGTGATTCTTACAGCAGGATGTGCCAAATACCGTTACAACAAATTGCCATTGGGCGATATCGGCGGCATTCCGCGTGTTATCGATGCCGGGCAGTGTAACGACTCGTATTCATTGGCAGTTATCGCTTTAAAACTGAAAGAGGTATTTGAGCTGAACGATATTAACGAGCTGCCAATTGCCTACAACATTGCATGGTACGAGCAAAAAGCAGTTATCGTGTTACTGGCATTGTTACACCTTGGCGTTAAAAATATCCATCTGGGACCAACACTTCCTGCATTCCTTTCGCCAAATGTGGCCAATGTTTTGGTTGAGAATTTCGGAATTGGTGGTATTTCAGAAGTTGAAAAAGACCTTGAAATGTTTATGACAGCATAG
- a CDS encoding 4Fe-4S binding protein — protein sequence MIREIIKIDDDLCNGCGNCVPNCHEGALQIIDGKARLISELMCDGLGACIGHCPEGAITIEEREADAYDEIATISQMVKQGKATMFAHLKHLQDHNETGYLQQALGFIKANREAMPFEISEVHELLHGAKNEQASGGGCAPGGCPGSAPMAFDAGGLKMAAPATAAPSELTQWPVQMHLINPAASYFKGADLLVAADCAGFAYGNFHNDFIKNRKMVIACPKLDQGTDIYVQKLVKLIDESRVNTITVVIMEVPCCGGLSQMVKMATQMASRKVPVKEVVIGIKGDILSEEWI from the coding sequence ATGATACGAGAGATAATTAAAATTGACGACGATTTATGCAACGGATGCGGTAACTGCGTTCCGAACTGCCACGAAGGTGCGTTGCAGATCATTGATGGAAAAGCCAGGCTGATCAGTGAATTAATGTGCGATGGCCTTGGAGCATGTATTGGCCACTGTCCGGAAGGAGCAATTACCATTGAAGAGCGCGAAGCAGATGCTTACGACGAAATTGCAACTATTTCGCAAATGGTAAAACAGGGAAAAGCTACCATGTTTGCCCATTTAAAACATTTACAGGATCATAACGAAACCGGTTATTTGCAGCAGGCGCTTGGTTTTATAAAAGCCAATCGCGAGGCCATGCCTTTCGAGATCAGCGAAGTGCACGAATTGCTTCACGGAGCTAAAAACGAACAGGCTTCGGGTGGTGGTTGTGCCCCAGGCGGTTGTCCGGGTTCGGCACCAATGGCTTTTGATGCAGGTGGTTTAAAAATGGCAGCTCCGGCAACGGCAGCACCATCGGAACTAACCCAGTGGCCTGTGCAAATGCATCTGATCAATCCGGCAGCAAGTTATTTCAAAGGTGCCGATCTTCTCGTAGCGGCCGACTGTGCAGGTTTTGCCTATGGTAATTTCCACAACGACTTTATCAAGAATCGAAAAATGGTAATCGCCTGCCCAAAACTCGACCAGGGAACAGATATTTACGTGCAGAAACTGGTAAAACTGATTGACGAATCGAGAGTAAATACAATAACCGTAGTTATTATGGAAGTTCCATGTTGCGGAGGATTGTCGCAAATGGTAAAAATGGCCACTCAAATGGCATCGAGAAAGGTACCCGTTAAAGAAGTTGTGATAGGAATTAAAGGCGATATTTTAAGTGAAGAGTGGATTTAA
- the pgeF gene encoding peptidoglycan editing factor PgeF has translation MDRTPELIRYSIFQPHANVCAFTTTKSTLPVKRIRYSNVPENKAKLAEALALEVERMVYPDQTHSSCVAEVTEFPEAIISETDALVSNQPGLCLCVQTADCVPVLLFDPVEKVVAAVHAGWRGTVGGIVEKAISKMTNYGASAKNIVAAIGPSISPEIYEVGDEVVDAARKSIPNVEATLHKNGTGKFHFNLWEANRQLLLKNGVPAQNIEVLGACSFSETEKYYSARRDGIDTGRMVSGIMLKG, from the coding sequence ATGGATAGAACTCCGGAATTGATTCGTTACAGCATATTTCAACCACATGCAAATGTCTGTGCTTTTACCACCACCAAAAGCACTTTGCCGGTAAAGCGTATTCGTTACAGCAATGTGCCCGAAAATAAAGCAAAACTGGCCGAGGCACTGGCTTTGGAAGTTGAGCGAATGGTTTATCCCGATCAAACACACAGCAGCTGTGTTGCCGAAGTAACAGAATTTCCTGAAGCCATTATTTCCGAAACCGATGCACTGGTTAGTAATCAGCCAGGTTTGTGTTTGTGTGTGCAAACAGCCGATTGTGTTCCGGTTTTACTATTCGATCCGGTGGAGAAAGTAGTTGCTGCTGTTCATGCCGGGTGGCGCGGAACTGTAGGAGGAATTGTTGAAAAGGCGATAAGCAAAATGACAAATTATGGTGCATCTGCCAAAAATATTGTGGCTGCAATCGGGCCGTCAATAAGTCCTGAAATTTACGAAGTAGGCGATGAGGTGGTTGATGCTGCCCGAAAATCGATTCCCAATGTTGAAGCAACTTTACACAAAAACGGTACAGGCAAATTTCACTTTAATCTTTGGGAAGCCAACAGGCAGTTACTTTTAAAGAATGGGGTGCCGGCACAAAATATTGAAGTGCTTGGAGCATGTTCATTTTCCGAGACTGAAAAATACTATTCGGCACGAAGAGATGGAATTGATACGGGAAGAATGGTTTCGGGAATTATGTTGAAAGGGTAG
- a CDS encoding two-component regulator propeller domain-containing protein, with protein MASCIMMVKQGHVWVTLFLLIIFFQIGNVFAQPDFLPVNHFGTDDGMSSSIVTCINQDQDGFIWVGTRNGLNRFDGNNFKIYSNTEQLNEDGSLPANLVMSMCINADNRLYIGTNAGLSYYNPELDKIHNYKFDSTSCLYHVNIQAREIVADTNGAVYIGGLNGLVHFNPESNTVEYYSLNESGINNLTVDDVYLASDGRLWFGSVAGLGVLNPETQKIKWLIHGVNNEDYENVRIDDIVEDQNGTIWAASYSHGLFKVLMENGREERLENFRNDPDDPGSISANRLLSLAVDKHNNIWIGAENDGVYCLNNETGKFKHYLSTKTDPLVEKTYSGECLFFDHDNNLWIGTYANGLQIAHCNGDAIVSYSRFKGGDLSNTNNMVNAFYEINDSTIGIGTDGGGINILNKKTGFFTNLNTTNSELPSDYILSITKGGEGYIWLATWGGGIVRYNEQNGEITNYNKTNSFMPGDEVYNICPGNQSDLLIATFSKGLVHYFPPQNKWEIYNTTNSKLPSNNVNVVKPADENSYYVGTNSGLMMFCPQNKTFQNGWPDDDYELLNTAHVYDVFVENATSVWVGTLTGLHHFNPQTGEKHIYTVKNGLPNNTVNGILKDTTGMFWFTTLGGLCRYDNDSQKFISYQKYNGLQGNEFSPRSVLVDANNNLYFGGNNGFSIIYPEKLKKKSRVPIVKLTGLEIFNKAVTPNQPGSPLKRIISQVDEIKLPESKSVLTFHFSVLDYTSPAKNQHAYMLENFDEEWIYCGTRQQATYTNLDPGKYTLRVKGANSDGVWNETGVALQITIVPPWYRTWWFMLILFLFFVAVFAGINYLRVKSLKQQTEKLELAVKNRTKELTEINATKDKLFAVIAHDLRNPFNVILGYTDVLIEGYHKFDEKMMGQILENLKTAGDSAFALLENLMNWSRSQRGVMEFIPKSIVLGDFIAVALLEIDAVAQKKRITIENLIANKSINVYADSNMLLLIFRNLLTNAVKFSKVGGTVYIVSASIDNDFISLGIKDEGIGIEPEKVKSIFQPGHQKTTSGTQGEKGSGLGLMLCKEFIEKHHGRIWVESIVGEGSVFWFTVPLHGKVFDK; from the coding sequence ATGGCTAGTTGTATAATGATGGTAAAACAAGGGCACGTCTGGGTAACTCTTTTTCTTCTGATAATTTTTTTTCAGATTGGCAATGTATTTGCTCAACCTGATTTTTTACCGGTAAATCATTTTGGTACCGACGACGGTATGTCTTCCTCAATTGTAACATGTATAAATCAGGACCAGGATGGATTTATATGGGTGGGGACCCGAAATGGATTGAACCGTTTTGATGGGAATAATTTTAAGATATACAGCAATACAGAGCAGCTGAACGAAGATGGGTCGTTACCTGCAAACCTGGTTATGTCGATGTGTATTAATGCCGATAACCGTTTGTATATTGGAACCAACGCCGGATTAAGTTACTACAATCCGGAGCTCGACAAAATTCATAACTATAAATTCGATTCAACTTCGTGCTTGTATCATGTTAACATTCAGGCCCGCGAAATAGTAGCCGATACTAATGGCGCAGTATATATTGGCGGGTTAAACGGATTGGTGCATTTTAATCCCGAATCAAACACTGTTGAGTATTATTCGTTGAATGAAAGCGGGATAAATAACCTTACCGTTGATGATGTTTATCTTGCTTCTGACGGACGACTTTGGTTTGGCTCGGTGGCCGGACTTGGAGTTCTGAATCCCGAAACACAGAAAATTAAGTGGCTGATACATGGTGTAAATAATGAAGATTACGAGAATGTAAGAATTGATGACATTGTTGAAGACCAAAACGGAACAATTTGGGCAGCCAGTTATTCGCACGGCCTTTTTAAAGTGCTTATGGAAAATGGCAGAGAGGAGCGACTGGAAAATTTCCGGAACGATCCAGATGATCCGGGATCAATTTCTGCCAACCGCCTCTTAAGTTTGGCAGTAGACAAACACAATAATATTTGGATTGGCGCTGAAAATGATGGAGTTTATTGTTTAAACAATGAAACAGGAAAGTTTAAGCATTACCTTTCAACTAAAACCGATCCTTTGGTAGAAAAAACCTATTCAGGCGAATGCCTGTTTTTTGATCATGACAATAATTTGTGGATAGGAACTTATGCAAACGGATTACAAATTGCGCACTGTAATGGTGATGCCATTGTTTCGTATAGTAGATTTAAAGGAGGAGATTTAAGCAACACCAACAATATGGTGAATGCTTTTTATGAAATTAATGACAGTACAATTGGAATAGGAACAGATGGCGGAGGAATAAACATCCTAAATAAGAAAACCGGCTTTTTTACCAATCTGAATACTACAAATTCTGAATTACCAAGCGACTATATTCTTTCAATAACAAAAGGAGGGGAAGGGTATATCTGGTTGGCTACCTGGGGCGGAGGTATTGTTCGTTACAATGAACAAAACGGAGAAATAACCAACTATAACAAAACAAACTCGTTTATGCCGGGAGACGAAGTTTATAATATATGTCCCGGAAATCAGTCGGATTTGTTAATTGCTACTTTTAGTAAAGGATTGGTGCATTATTTTCCACCGCAGAATAAATGGGAAATTTATAATACCACAAACAGTAAGCTCCCGAGCAACAATGTTAATGTGGTAAAACCAGCTGATGAGAATTCGTATTACGTGGGTACAAATTCCGGTTTGATGATGTTTTGCCCTCAAAATAAAACATTTCAAAACGGTTGGCCTGATGATGACTATGAGTTGCTGAATACCGCTCATGTTTACGATGTTTTTGTTGAAAATGCAACTTCGGTTTGGGTTGGAACATTAACCGGCCTGCATCATTTTAATCCGCAAACAGGCGAAAAGCACATTTACACAGTAAAAAATGGCCTGCCTAATAACACGGTAAATGGTATCTTAAAAGACACTACCGGAATGTTTTGGTTTACAACTTTAGGCGGACTTTGCAGGTATGATAATGATTCGCAGAAATTTATAAGCTACCAAAAATATAATGGTTTGCAGGGCAACGAGTTTAGCCCCCGAAGTGTGTTGGTTGATGCGAACAATAACTTATACTTTGGAGGCAACAATGGTTTTAGTATCATTTATCCTGAGAAATTAAAAAAGAAAAGCCGCGTTCCTATCGTTAAACTAACCGGATTGGAAATATTTAACAAGGCGGTAACTCCTAACCAGCCTGGCTCGCCTTTAAAAAGAATAATCTCGCAGGTGGATGAGATAAAGTTGCCGGAAAGTAAATCGGTTTTAACCTTTCATTTTAGTGTTTTAGATTATACAAGCCCGGCAAAAAACCAACACGCTTATATGCTTGAAAACTTCGATGAGGAATGGATTTACTGTGGTACACGGCAGCAGGCAACCTATACAAATCTCGACCCGGGGAAATACACTTTAAGAGTTAAAGGCGCCAACAGCGATGGTGTGTGGAACGAAACAGGTGTTGCTTTGCAAATAACAATAGTGCCGCCGTGGTACAGAACATGGTGGTTCATGTTAATTCTGTTTTTGTTCTTTGTTGCGGTATTTGCGGGTATAAATTATCTGCGGGTAAAATCGTTAAAACAACAAACAGAAAAACTTGAGCTCGCAGTAAAAAACCGAACAAAAGAACTAACCGAAATAAATGCTACCAAAGACAAACTTTTTGCCGTAATTGCTCACGATCTGCGAAATCCGTTTAATGTAATATTGGGTTATACCGATGTTTTAATTGAAGGGTACCACAAGTTCGATGAGAAGATGATGGGCCAGATTCTTGAAAACCTGAAAACGGCAGGAGACAGTGCTTTTGCCCTGCTCGAAAATTTAATGAATTGGTCGCGATCGCAGCGGGGAGTGATGGAGTTCATACCAAAATCAATTGTGCTTGGCGATTTTATCGCTGTAGCTTTATTAGAAATTGATGCTGTAGCTCAAAAAAAGCGAATAACAATTGAAAACCTGATTGCTAACAAATCGATAAACGTTTATGCCGATTCAAATATGCTCCTGTTAATTTTCAGAAACCTGCTAACCAACGCGGTGAAATTTAGCAAAGTCGGAGGAACGGTTTATATTGTTAGTGCCAGTATTGATAACGATTTTATCTCGCTGGGAATTAAAGATGAAGGCATTGGAATTGAACCTGAAAAAGTGAAGAGTATATTTCAGCCGGGTCATCAAAAAACCACGTCTGGTACCCAAGGAGAAAAAGGTAGTGGATTGGGATTAATGCTTTGCAAAGAGTTTATTGAAAAACACCATGGTAGAATTTGGGTAGAAAGCATTGTGGGCGAAGGGTCGGTATTTTGGTTTACAGTACCCTTGCATGGAAAAGTGTTCGACAAATAG
- a CDS encoding Crp/Fnr family transcriptional regulator: MIDYSILVKSPLFNGIPEEECRALFSKIHYQVRKFGKDAIVVQGGEEVTNLFVVLSGSVRGEMIDYSGKTVKIEDIEAPRPLAAAFLFGKENKFPVTVTANKKAKLLAIPVVEFLKLLQLNTRLLRNYLNSISTRAQFLSQKLHFLSFKTIKEKVAHFLLQQAGDRFHSFELKNTQQQLAELFGVRRPSLARVLGEMQDEKLIKIEKKTVTLLDKQGLNKLLKNG; this comes from the coding sequence ATGATAGATTATTCGATTCTTGTAAAAAGTCCGTTGTTTAATGGTATTCCGGAAGAGGAGTGCCGGGCCTTATTTTCAAAAATACATTACCAGGTACGCAAGTTTGGGAAAGATGCCATTGTTGTGCAGGGAGGCGAGGAAGTTACCAATCTGTTTGTTGTGCTTTCCGGTAGTGTGCGGGGAGAGATGATTGACTACTCGGGGAAAACGGTGAAGATTGAAGACATTGAAGCGCCGCGCCCGTTGGCGGCTGCCTTTTTGTTTGGTAAAGAGAATAAGTTTCCGGTTACTGTAACGGCCAATAAAAAGGCTAAGTTGCTGGCCATTCCGGTAGTTGAATTCCTGAAATTGCTGCAGTTAAATACACGTTTGTTACGTAATTATTTGAACAGTATTTCAACCCGTGCACAGTTCCTTTCGCAGAAATTACACTTTCTGAGTTTTAAAACCATAAAAGAAAAGGTGGCGCATTTTCTGCTTCAGCAGGCGGGCGACCGGTTTCATTCGTTCGAACTAAAAAATACACAACAACAACTGGCCGAATTGTTTGGTGTTAGAAGGCCTTCGCTGGCGCGTGTACTTGGCGAAATGCAGGATGAAAAGCTAATTAAAATTGAAAAGAAAACCGTAACGCTGCTCGATAAGCAAGGCTTGAATAAATTACTTAAAAATGGATAG
- a CDS encoding transporter substrate-binding domain-containing protein, which yields MLKHYLGIICIVLLSMVTACTSNKNPKDRDKENRPVIDRDLPEILDDGVLNVVTTYSSTSYFLYRGQPMGYEYELLKRFAEHIGVDFKIEISNDFEAMHDMLMSGKVDLIAHGLTITGKRKEIVQFTDYLYLTHQVLVQRKPDNWRKLKWSALQSSLIHDAIELIGDTVSVRANSSYLNRVENLMDEMGDEIYVDTLPGDLSTDKIIEMVADGEIKYTFADNNIATINASYYPNLDIRVPVSFSQRMAWAIRPESEELLTELNSWIDSMKNGVTYYVIYNKYFKNERSFKRRENSVFYSINHNRISEYDDIIQTYADSLGWDWRLLASMIYQESRFNPESESWAGAKGLMQMMPQTAERYGVEDRTDPEDNLEGGTKVLKVLWDRFIDIPDSVQRIKFTMAAYNCGYSHVVDARTLAEEEGIDSYRWDECTEESMLKLSYPENYNKPFIKYGYVRGIEPVSYVKQIFSRYEHYTQLLE from the coding sequence ATGTTAAAACATTACCTTGGTATTATTTGCATCGTCTTGCTTTCTATGGTGACTGCATGCACCTCGAACAAAAATCCAAAAGATAGAGACAAAGAAAATCGTCCGGTTATAGACCGTGATTTGCCTGAGATTTTGGACGATGGAGTATTGAATGTGGTAACAACCTACAGCAGTACCAGTTATTTTTTGTACAGGGGGCAACCCATGGGCTACGAGTATGAGCTGCTGAAACGTTTTGCCGAGCATATTGGAGTGGATTTTAAAATTGAAATCTCGAATGATTTTGAGGCCATGCACGACATGCTGATGAGTGGAAAAGTAGATTTGATTGCACATGGTTTAACCATCACCGGCAAGCGAAAAGAGATAGTTCAATTTACCGATTATTTATACCTGACACACCAGGTTTTAGTGCAACGAAAACCGGATAACTGGCGTAAGTTAAAATGGAGTGCGCTGCAAAGTTCGTTAATTCACGATGCTATTGAGCTGATTGGTGATACAGTGTCGGTGCGGGCCAATTCGTCGTATTTAAACCGGGTAGAAAACTTGATGGATGAAATGGGTGATGAAATTTATGTTGATACATTGCCTGGCGATTTGTCGACCGATAAAATTATTGAAATGGTAGCCGATGGCGAAATTAAATACACTTTTGCCGATAATAATATTGCTACAATCAATGCATCGTACTATCCCAATCTTGATATTCGTGTGCCGGTAAGTTTCTCGCAACGTATGGCGTGGGCAATTCGTCCCGAGTCGGAAGAGCTGCTTACCGAGCTAAATTCATGGATCGACTCGATGAAGAACGGAGTGACCTATTACGTTATTTACAACAAATATTTCAAGAACGAAAGATCTTTCAAACGACGCGAGAACAGCGTTTTTTACAGTATAAATCATAATCGTATAAGTGAATACGACGACATTATACAAACCTATGCCGATAGCTTGGGTTGGGACTGGCGTCTTTTAGCATCAATGATATACCAGGAATCGAGGTTTAACCCTGAATCAGAATCGTGGGCAGGTGCAAAAGGGTTGATGCAAATGATGCCGCAAACTGCCGAAAGGTATGGAGTTGAAGACAGAACCGACCCGGAAGATAACCTGGAAGGAGGAACAAAGGTGTTAAAAGTTTTGTGGGACCGTTTTATCGATATTCCGGATTCCGTGCAACGAATAAAATTTACGATGGCGGCCTATAATTGCGGTTACAGCCATGTAGTTGACGCTCGAACACTTGCCGAGGAAGAGGGAATTGACAGTTACCGCTGGGATGAGTGCACAGAGGAGTCGATGCTAAAATTAAGCTATCCCGAAAATTATAATAAACCGTTTATAAAATATGGTTATGTGCGTGGAATTGAACCGGTATCGTACGTAAAACAAATTTTTAGCCGCTACGAGCATTATACCCAGTTGCTGGAATAG
- the fbaA gene encoding class II fructose-bisphosphate aldolase: MGKIAENVKPGVVTGADVQFIFEEAKAKQFAMPAVNVVGSSSVNAIMEAAKQVNAPVMIQFSNGGAAFNAGKGLKLEGQEAAVLGAVAGAKHIHTLAEAYGVRVILHTDHAAKKLLPWIDGLLDASEKHFAETGKPLFSSHMLDLSEEPLEENIEISKTYLARMAKMGMTLEIELGITGGEEDGVDNSDVDASKLYTQPEEVCYAYEELSKVSPNFTIAASFGNVHGVYKPGNVKLTPKILDNSQKYIQEKLGTDEKPVNFVFHGGSGSSHEEIREAISYGVVKMNIDTDTQWAYWDGVRAFDEANHDYLQGQIGNPEGDDKPNKKFYDPRVWLRKAEESMIARLKVAFEDLNAIDVQ; encoded by the coding sequence ATGGGAAAAATAGCCGAAAACGTTAAGCCAGGTGTAGTTACCGGTGCTGACGTACAATTTATTTTCGAAGAAGCTAAAGCCAAACAATTTGCCATGCCGGCAGTAAACGTGGTAGGTTCTTCTTCAGTTAATGCAATTATGGAAGCTGCCAAACAGGTAAATGCTCCGGTTATGATTCAGTTCTCGAATGGAGGTGCTGCATTTAACGCCGGTAAAGGTTTAAAACTTGAAGGCCAGGAAGCTGCCGTTTTAGGTGCTGTTGCAGGCGCAAAACATATTCACACATTGGCAGAAGCTTATGGAGTACGTGTAATTTTACACACCGACCACGCTGCAAAAAAATTGTTACCATGGATTGACGGTTTGTTAGACGCCAGCGAAAAACATTTTGCCGAAACAGGTAAACCACTTTTCAGCTCGCACATGCTTGACCTTAGTGAAGAGCCACTTGAAGAAAATATTGAGATCAGCAAAACATACCTTGCCCGTATGGCAAAAATGGGTATGACCCTGGAAATTGAATTGGGTATTACCGGTGGTGAAGAAGATGGTGTTGACAACAGCGATGTTGATGCATCGAAACTTTACACTCAGCCAGAAGAAGTTTGCTACGCTTACGAAGAGCTGAGCAAAGTTTCTCCTAACTTTACCATTGCTGCATCGTTTGGTAACGTGCACGGTGTTTACAAACCAGGTAACGTTAAACTGACTCCAAAAATCCTTGATAACTCACAGAAATACATCCAGGAAAAACTGGGAACTGATGAAAAACCAGTAAACTTTGTTTTCCACGGTGGATCAGGTTCATCACACGAAGAAATTCGCGAAGCAATCTCTTACGGTGTTGTTAAAATGAACATTGATACCGATACTCAGTGGGCATACTGGGATGGCGTTCGTGCTTTTGACGAAGCAAACCACGACTACCTGCAAGGACAAATTGGTAACCCTGAAGGTGACGACAAACCAAACAAAAAATTCTACGATCCACGTGTTTGGTTGCGTAAAGCAGAAGAATCAATGATTGCACGTTTGAAAGTTGCATTCGAAGATTTAAATGCTATCGACGTTCAGTAA
- a CDS encoding class II fructose-bisphosphate aldolase, whose translation MAVSYKDLGLSNSKEMFAKAVEGGYAIPAYNFNNLEQMQAILQACVETKSPVILQVSSGARKYANATLLRNMARGAVEYVKELGCEIPIVLHLDHGDTFELCKDCIDNGFSSVMIDGSHHPYEENVALTKKVVEYAHANGVSVEGELGVLAGVEDDVVAEESTYTRPEEVEDFVKRTGVDSLAISIGTSHGAHKFTPEQCTKNEDGVLVPPPLKFEILEEIEKRIPGFPIVLHGSSSVPMDQVNIINENGGDLKAAVGIPEEQLRKAASSAVCKINIDSDGRLAMTAAIRKTMKENPAEFDPRKYLGPARDSLKELYKHKNENVLGSAGKA comes from the coding sequence ATGGCAGTAAGTTACAAAGACTTAGGCTTGTCGAACAGTAAAGAAATGTTCGCGAAAGCCGTTGAAGGCGGATATGCTATTCCGGCCTACAATTTCAATAACCTTGAACAAATGCAGGCAATTCTTCAGGCTTGTGTTGAAACAAAATCGCCTGTAATTCTCCAGGTATCATCGGGTGCACGTAAATATGCAAATGCTACTTTATTGCGTAATATGGCACGTGGTGCCGTTGAATATGTTAAAGAATTGGGTTGCGAAATTCCAATCGTTCTTCACCTCGATCATGGCGATACTTTTGAATTGTGTAAAGATTGTATCGATAACGGTTTCTCTTCAGTAATGATTGATGGATCGCACCATCCGTATGAAGAAAACGTAGCATTAACTAAAAAAGTTGTTGAATATGCACATGCAAATGGTGTGTCTGTTGAAGGTGAACTTGGCGTTTTAGCAGGTGTTGAAGACGATGTAGTTGCCGAAGAATCGACTTATACAAGACCTGAAGAGGTTGAGGATTTTGTAAAACGTACCGGTGTTGATTCACTGGCTATTTCAATTGGTACTTCTCACGGAGCTCACAAATTTACTCCTGAGCAGTGTACTAAAAACGAAGATGGCGTTTTGGTTCCTCCTCCATTGAAATTCGAAATTTTGGAAGAGATCGAAAAACGTATTCCCGGTTTCCCAATCGTTCTCCATGGTTCATCATCTGTTCCAATGGATCAGGTAAATATTATTAACGAAAACGGTGGCGATTTGAAAGCTGCTGTTGGTATTCCTGAGGAGCAATTACGTAAAGCGGCTTCTTCAGCAGTTTGTAAAATTAATATCGACTCTGACGGTCGTTTGGCAATGACTGCTGCTATCCGCAAAACCATGAAAGAAAATCCGGCGGAATTTGATCCACGTAAATACCTTGGGCCAGCTCGCGATTCATTAAAAGAATTGTACAAGCACAAAAACGAAAATGTTTTGGGTTCGGCAGGAAAAGCTTAA